The following coding sequences lie in one Alicyclobacillus curvatus genomic window:
- a CDS encoding amino acid deaminase/aldolase — MRDYEYYRALFANIPKPFAFLDLDLLDENIRDILSRRNGKKIRVASKSIRCVDVLKRILSSDPDAFSGVMAFTAEEALYLSQHGIREILIGYPVWNRALIEEIAKTGQDGGSITLMVDSVEHLRHLSDVGQQANAVLSVCLDVDMSTSFPGLHFGVHRSPLANLEQARPVIDAALELPFVRLDGLMGYEAQIAGVGDAYPSQALKNQVVRQLKHRSIKPILNRRREVVSYLLKRQPDVRFINGGGTGSIDTTTAEDVVTEVTVGSGFYAPGLFDNYHSFRYRPAIGYAIEVVRKPRSDIVTCAGGGYVASGAAGTDKLPKPYLPQGLKLLANEGAGEVQTPLRVPAGMELSLGDPVFMRHSKAGELCERFNRLYCVQNGSVIGTMSTYRGDGQCFL, encoded by the coding sequence ATACGCGATTACGAATATTATCGAGCGCTTTTTGCCAACATTCCGAAACCATTTGCCTTTCTTGACCTTGACCTTTTGGACGAAAATATCCGCGATATTTTGAGCAGGAGAAACGGAAAGAAGATTCGGGTCGCGAGCAAGTCGATTCGATGCGTAGACGTACTGAAGCGCATTTTAAGCAGCGACCCCGATGCATTTTCCGGGGTCATGGCATTTACTGCCGAAGAGGCCTTATATCTCAGTCAGCATGGCATCCGTGAGATACTCATTGGGTACCCGGTGTGGAACCGAGCACTTATCGAAGAGATTGCGAAGACCGGACAAGACGGTGGGTCAATTACGCTCATGGTTGATTCCGTCGAACACCTGCGGCATCTGAGCGACGTTGGCCAACAGGCGAATGCCGTTCTATCTGTTTGCCTTGATGTTGATATGTCCACCTCTTTTCCGGGCCTGCATTTTGGTGTCCACCGTTCACCGCTTGCAAACCTTGAGCAGGCACGGCCAGTCATTGACGCAGCATTAGAACTTCCCTTCGTCCGCCTGGACGGATTGATGGGCTATGAAGCACAGATTGCTGGCGTTGGCGACGCTTACCCCAGCCAAGCCCTAAAAAATCAAGTGGTCAGACAGCTGAAACACCGTTCTATTAAACCGATTTTGAACCGCCGTAGGGAAGTCGTGTCCTACCTCCTCAAGCGACAGCCGGATGTCCGGTTCATCAATGGCGGCGGTACCGGCAGTATCGATACGACGACCGCGGAGGACGTGGTCACGGAAGTCACAGTTGGCTCCGGATTTTACGCGCCTGGGCTCTTTGACAACTACCATTCTTTTCGCTATCGACCTGCCATCGGCTATGCCATTGAAGTGGTGCGCAAACCGCGCAGCGACATCGTCACCTGCGCTGGCGGCGGTTATGTGGCGTCTGGTGCTGCGGGGACGGACAAATTGCCAAAGCCGTATTTGCCGCAGGGCTTGAAATTGCTTGCGAACGAAGGTGCTGGCGAGGTGCAGACACCGCTTCGCGTACCGGCAGGGATGGAGTTATCGCTTGGCGATCCGGTCTTCATGCGCCACAGCAAAGCCGGCGAACTGTGTGAGCGGTTCAACCGCTTGTATTGTGTGCAAAACGGATCGGTCATCGGCACGATGTCA